CTCCACCGATATCATACCAGACCTGGAGAAAAATCGCATCGACGAGAAAGGTTGACATTTAGACATACTTGATAAATAATGTAAGCATATCTTTCAGGAGGTGCAACTATGGAGATCAGAGAAAAGCTCTACGAAGGAAAGGCAAAGAGAATCTACCGTACCGACAACCCTGAAGTCCTGTACCTGGAGTACAAAAACTCCTTAACAGCCTTCAACGCCAAGAAAAAGGCGGAGATGGAGGGCAAGGGAGAGCTCAACAACCTAATCAGCTCCTGGATATTCAAACACCTGTCAAAAAAGGGCATAGAGAGCCACTTTATAGAGAAAATCAACGACAACTGCCAGACCGTCAAGCCTGTGACCATAGTTCCCCTGGAGGTCGTCCTCAGAAACGTCACCGCCGGGTCCATATGCAAGAGGCTGGGCCTCGAGCAGGGAATGAAGCTACCTAGACCCCTCATAGAGTTCTATTATAAGGAAGACGATCTTGACGATCCCCTTGTGCTTGAGGACCACGCCCTCCTGTTTGGATGGGCCACCGAGGAGGACCTTAAGACTATGAAGGAGATAACCCTCAAGGTCAACGACGCCCTCATAGAGCTTTTCGACTCTATAGACATAGACCTTATAGACTTCAAGCTGGAATTCGGCAAAGACAGCGACGGCAAAATAATCCTGGCCGACGAGGTCTCGCCGGACACCTGCCGCTACTGGGAGAAGGGTACCGGCAAGAGCCTGGATAAGGACCGTTTCAGAAAGGACATGGACGACGTTCTCGGGGCATACAGAGAGATCTGGCGCAGACTGTCGGAGAGAGGGGAATAACGGTGAGATATAAAGCAGATATACTGGTCTACCTTAAAGGAGAGGTGCTGGACACCCAGGGTAAGGCCGTGGCCGGCTCCCTTAAAAGACTGGGCTACGACGAGCCCTCAGTGAGAGTCGGAAAATACATCCAGATCGACCTGGAGAGCTCGGACCTGCCCTCGGCTGAGGAGACGGTCCACCGTATGTGCAAAGACCTTCTGGTCAACGCAATTATAGAGGACTATTCGGTAAAGCTGGAGGAATCGAGATGAAAATCGCCGTGGTGGTCTTCCCCGGAAGCAACTGCGATCGTGACGTAGTCAAGGCGGTCAAGCACGTGACAGGGGACACTCCAGAGCTCCTGTGGCACTGTGACCGATCCCTTCCCGAGGGCACCGACCTGGTGGTCTTGCCGGGGGGATTTTCCTACGGAGACTACCTGCGATGCGGAGCCATGGCCCACACGGCGCCCATAATGACCGACGTCCGTCGTCACGCCGACCGGGGCGGCCTGGTTATGGGCATATGCAACGGCTTTCAGATCCTCACCGAATCCAGGATGCTCCCTGGAGCGCTTCTGGTCAACCGAGACCTGGACTTCATCTGCAAGGTAGTGCAGCTGAAGGTCGAGAGGACCGACACCGCCTTCACAGGGGACTACTCGAAGGGACAGGTAATATCGATTCCCATAGCCCACCACGAGGGAAGATACCACCTTCCCGAGGAGGAGCTAAAGCTATTGGAGGAAAGGGGGCAGGTGGTATTTCGATACTCCGGCGAGAACCCCAACGGAGCCCTTAACGACATAGCGGGAATAGTGAACGAGGGCGGTAACGTCCTTGGCCTGATGCCCCACCCTGAAAGGTACTCCGACGGCCTCTTAGGCGGAGACCACGGGGCTCCTGTATGGACCTCCCTTAAAAAATGGATCGAAAGGACCGGTGCTTGATATGGACTACTCCAAAGCGGGACTTCGGAAAGAGGAATACGAGGCCCTGAGAGAGAGGCTTGGCAGGGAGCCTAACGACCTGGAGCTCCAGATAATGGGGGTCATGTGGTCGGAGCACTGTAGCTATAAATCCACCAAAGCCCTCCTCAGGACCTTCCCTAAAGAGGGCAAAAAGGTCGTCCTCGGCCCCGGGGAGAACGCCGGAGTCGTCGACGCCGGAGACGGACTGGGGCTGGCGTTCAAAGTCGAAAGCCACAACCATCCCTCGGCCATAGCACCCTATCAGGGAGCAGCCACAGGGGTCGGGGGCATAATCAGGGACATAATGGCCTTAGGAGCCAGGCCGGTCGCCTCCATGGACGGCCTGTTCTTCGGCGACCCTGAGGACAGAAAGAGCCAGGCCCTCTCCGACGGCGTGGTCAAAGGCATAGGGGGATACGGCAACTGCGTCGGAGTCCCCACCGTAGGAGGGACCACCTTCTACCACCCTATCTACAGGGACAACCCACTGGTGAACGCCTTCTGCGCCGGTGTGGTTCCCATAGACAGCATAGTCAGTTCCCAGACCGCCAAGGCCGGTCAGGAGGTCCTTATACTGGGATCTAAAACCGGCAGAGACGGCATAGCGGGAGCGGCCTTCGCATCCACCGAGCTGGCGGAGGACGGATCGGGAATGCCCTCGGTCCAGATAGGCGACCCATTCGCCGAGAAGCTCCTCATAGAGGCCTGCTTGGAGCTCAGGGATAAAGGCCTTCTGGTCAGCATGCAGGACATGGGAGCGGCTGGGATACTTTCATCTTCCAGCGAGATAGCCGCAAAAAGCGGAGTGGCCATGACCATCGACTTCGACGCCATACCTCTTAGGGCGGAGGGAATGGAGCCCTGGGAGATAGCCCTGTCCGAATCCCAGGAGAGAATGCTCCTTATAGTGGAGCCGGAGAAGGTCCAGTCGGTCATGGACGTGGCGGACAAGTGGGAGCTGGACTGCGCCGTAATAGGTCACACCGAGCCAGGAGACCGTTACAGAATCACCTGGAAAGGGGAGACCGTTGCCGACATGCCAGCGTCGGTCATAGGCAGCGACTGCCCGGAGATCCCCTGGGCCTCCAAAATCCCGTCGGACCTGGAGAGCCGCCAAGCCCTCGACCTAAACGACCTGGACATGCCGGACGACTGGAACGAGACGTTGCTCTCCATGATGTCCTCCACCGCCCACCGGTCCAGAAAGGCCATCTACCAGCAGTACGACTCTATGGTCCAGACCAACACAGTAGTGGGACCGGGATCGCCGGTCAGCGTCATAAGAATAGAGGGAACTGACCGCCTAGCGGCAATGACCATGGAGTCACAGCCCTACCTCTGCTGGCTCGATCCCTACAACGGCTCGACGGAGATAGTGGCAAGAAGCTGTAGGCCCCTGGCGGTGGCCGGTGCGGAGGTCGCAGGCGCCACAGATTGCCTAAACTTCCCATCTCCCGAAAAGCCCGAGCAGTTCTGGACCCTCAGCCGCTCGGTAGCAGGACTGGCCGACGGCTGCACCGCCCTGAACTGCCCTGTGGTGTCGGGAAACGTCAGCCTCTACAACGAGACCTCCGAAGGGGCTATATTCCCCTCCCCATTGGTGGGGACGGTGGGATTCATAGAGAGCCCCTCCCGTATGGTCCGCTCGGGCAGCTGGGCCGAGGGGGACAGGATATTCTACGTCAGCTACGGTGAGCCGAGCCTGGCGGGAAGCTCCTACCTCATGAAGGCCAAAAACATAATAGCAGGCAAGCCCCTTGACTTCGCCCCTAAGGAAGAGGCGGACTTCATGGACAGAGCCCTAGCCACCGCTAAAGATTCGATCCCATCCTCAGGAAGGGCCATAGCGGGAGGCGGCCTGGCGATCGCCCTGGCCAAAGAGGCCGCCGAGAGCGGCCTGGGAGCGGAGATAGAGATATCCATGGACAGGCAAGACATCTCCCTATTCGGAGAGGGAGGCCCTAGAGCCATCTACGCAGTCCCAGCGGAAAAGGCGGATCGGTTCACCTCAATATGGGGAGACAGGGCCAGGGAGATAGGGACGGTCAAAGGCGACAGGCTATCCATAAAGTCCGTGCTGGACCTGACGGTAAAATCCATAGCAGAAAGCTGGGGAATCTGATGTGCGGAGTGTTCGGAGCCTTTTCAACCGCCGGTAATCCGGTCCTCGAAGAGGTGTACCTGGGGCTTTACGCCCTTCAGCACCGAGGTCAGGAATCGGCAGGAGTGGCCTGGATAGATAAATCGGACCAGATCAGGACCATAAAAGGACAGGGCCTGGTCCACTTAGCCCTCAACCAAGCGGAGCTGGCGACCATAGACGC
The uncultured Dethiosulfovibrio sp. genome window above contains:
- the purS gene encoding phosphoribosylformylglycinamidine synthase subunit PurS → MRYKADILVYLKGEVLDTQGKAVAGSLKRLGYDEPSVRVGKYIQIDLESSDLPSAEETVHRMCKDLLVNAIIEDYSVKLEESR
- the purC gene encoding phosphoribosylaminoimidazolesuccinocarboxamide synthase: MEIREKLYEGKAKRIYRTDNPEVLYLEYKNSLTAFNAKKKAEMEGKGELNNLISSWIFKHLSKKGIESHFIEKINDNCQTVKPVTIVPLEVVLRNVTAGSICKRLGLEQGMKLPRPLIEFYYKEDDLDDPLVLEDHALLFGWATEEDLKTMKEITLKVNDALIELFDSIDIDLIDFKLEFGKDSDGKIILADEVSPDTCRYWEKGTGKSLDKDRFRKDMDDVLGAYREIWRRLSERGE
- the purQ gene encoding phosphoribosylformylglycinamidine synthase subunit PurQ, coding for MKIAVVVFPGSNCDRDVVKAVKHVTGDTPELLWHCDRSLPEGTDLVVLPGGFSYGDYLRCGAMAHTAPIMTDVRRHADRGGLVMGICNGFQILTESRMLPGALLVNRDLDFICKVVQLKVERTDTAFTGDYSKGQVISIPIAHHEGRYHLPEEELKLLEERGQVVFRYSGENPNGALNDIAGIVNEGGNVLGLMPHPERYSDGLLGGDHGAPVWTSLKKWIERTGA
- the purL gene encoding phosphoribosylformylglycinamidine synthase subunit PurL, encoding MDYSKAGLRKEEYEALRERLGREPNDLELQIMGVMWSEHCSYKSTKALLRTFPKEGKKVVLGPGENAGVVDAGDGLGLAFKVESHNHPSAIAPYQGAATGVGGIIRDIMALGARPVASMDGLFFGDPEDRKSQALSDGVVKGIGGYGNCVGVPTVGGTTFYHPIYRDNPLVNAFCAGVVPIDSIVSSQTAKAGQEVLILGSKTGRDGIAGAAFASTELAEDGSGMPSVQIGDPFAEKLLIEACLELRDKGLLVSMQDMGAAGILSSSSEIAAKSGVAMTIDFDAIPLRAEGMEPWEIALSESQERMLLIVEPEKVQSVMDVADKWELDCAVIGHTEPGDRYRITWKGETVADMPASVIGSDCPEIPWASKIPSDLESRQALDLNDLDMPDDWNETLLSMMSSTAHRSRKAIYQQYDSMVQTNTVVGPGSPVSVIRIEGTDRLAAMTMESQPYLCWLDPYNGSTEIVARSCRPLAVAGAEVAGATDCLNFPSPEKPEQFWTLSRSVAGLADGCTALNCPVVSGNVSLYNETSEGAIFPSPLVGTVGFIESPSRMVRSGSWAEGDRIFYVSYGEPSLAGSSYLMKAKNIIAGKPLDFAPKEEADFMDRALATAKDSIPSSGRAIAGGGLAIALAKEAAESGLGAEIEISMDRQDISLFGEGGPRAIYAVPAEKADRFTSIWGDRAREIGTVKGDRLSIKSVLDLTVKSIAESWGI